A DNA window from Vigna unguiculata cultivar IT97K-499-35 chromosome 10, ASM411807v1, whole genome shotgun sequence contains the following coding sequences:
- the LOC114166113 gene encoding transcription factor UNE10-like — protein MSQRVPSCDVDDNTIPIPSKFPLISTSNFMTYEVPMLGYKVACKKGQPSTPGNQTTWEIPRTSGTLESIVNHGIAKNCHNLLTKDALVPCFPKQGTVFGACKKGYPGRVDSGVVARGPPTYDLSGGKDSSMSGSDTCPRELSVTFNSATMGSPENTSSSGKQCTETTANDDRDSVSHRRSQSEAREEDCKTSGVDRSCESNKRIKASAVHNQSERRRRDKINQRMKELQKLVPNSSKTDKASMLDEVIQYMKQLQAHLQMMNWMKMYSSMMLPITMQQQQLKMSMMMAQMGIGMRMNKDMAMNMNMNMDMNMNMNNMNIPTIAPMLHLPPFMPMAPCGDRLLAEPEKSVTVDAYRKMAALYNQMYQLSDSSSKK, from the exons ATGAGCCAACGTGTCCCTAGCTGTGATGTGGACGACAACACCATTCCCATACCCTCAAAATTCCCTCTTATTTCCACCTCCAATTTCATGACCTATGAAGTTCCAAT GTTGGGCTACAAAGTGGCATGCAAAAAGGGACAACCTTCCACCCCTGGGAACCAAACAACATGGGAGATACCTCGTACAAGTGGAACCTTGGAGTCCATAGTCAACCATGGTATCGCCAAAAACTGCCACAACTTACTTACTAAGGACGCCTTAGTACCCTGTTTTCCCAAACAGGGCACAGTGTTCGGCGCGTGCAAGAAGGGTTACCCCGGGCGCGTGGACTCTGGGGTGGTGGCGCGTGGTCCCCCTACGTATGACTTGAGTGGCGGCAAGGACTCCAGTATGAGTGGTAGTGACACCTGTCCGAGGGAGTTGAGCGTGACTTTCAATTCAGCCACCATGGGTTCGCCGGAAAACACCAGTAGCTCCGGAAAGCAGTGTACGGAGACCACTGCCAACGACGACCGTGATTCCGTAAGCCACCGTAGATCGCAG AGTGAGGCACGGGAAGAAGATTGCAAGACAAGTGGAGTTGATAGATCTTGTGAATCcaacaaaagaataaaagcTTCAGCTGTACACAACCAATCTGAAAGG AGAAGGAGAGATAAGATCAACCAAAGAATGAAGGAATTGCAAAAGCTGGTCCCAAATTCCAGCAAG ACAGACAAAGCTTCGATGCTGGATGAGGTTATCCAATACATGAAGCAACTGCAAGCACATTTGCAAATGATGAATTGGATGAAAATGTACTCGTCGATGATGCTGCCAATTACCATGCAACAGCAACAACTTAAGATGTCCATGATGATGGCTCAAATGGGCATTGGAATGAGAATGAACAAGGACATGGCTATGAATatgaacatgaatatggatatgaatatgaatatgaacaACATGAACATTCCCACCATTGCTCCCATGCTCCATCTTCCTCCCTTTATGCCTATGGCTCCATGTGGTGATCGATTACTAGCAGAACCAGAAAAG TCAGTGACAGTGGATGCATACAGAAAGATGGCTGCACTCTATAATCAGATGTATCAACTTTCAGATTCAAGTTCCAAGAAATGA